The Moraxella osloensis genome contains a region encoding:
- a CDS encoding DUF2868 domain-containing protein, whose protein sequence is MYANQDQLTELVRRLEEKQHIFAADPILITEKLQHESGEPLIKLHRRASRIDNDGKLAQLLATIDTRVNGVIWGLTVLWFILGFVALFGLMQAQVVNFFYVLASLLGFNTIILLVWLGWMLFSPRNKPSFFGSFFTPAALVRGKDVVTQTAVELYQDQLNHVGTKWYVSRISHQFWLASLSGMLVSLILLLLVKNYNFVWESTLLQDSNVVEVVKLMSWLPNWVGFPTPTAQDIITAQMNPETTPQMISFRWAMLLIGSLLMYGIVPRLLAWLCCLIMVRSSRMKLDIKQPYYQKIIDFWQRKVIDPDDSPAEQKPIAPTAQISLANKLAVLLEYPQANPQWYAKTVGMAAQNFGRIDDRDDLEKLIAYLQSNPVQVLVGISNLALPDRGTLRKLDNIASAAKGGMIVQLLDANQGYLPSPSEIETIKARQLQWETALAERQIALVREN, encoded by the coding sequence ATGTACGCAAACCAAGACCAACTCACAGAACTGGTGCGCAGGCTGGAAGAAAAACAGCATATTTTTGCCGCCGACCCTATCCTTATCACGGAAAAACTACAACATGAGTCGGGCGAACCGCTGATCAAACTGCACCGCCGTGCCTCACGCATTGATAATGACGGTAAACTTGCGCAGCTACTTGCCACCATTGATACCCGCGTCAATGGCGTGATTTGGGGATTGACTGTGCTGTGGTTTATTTTGGGCTTTGTCGCGTTATTTGGCTTGATGCAAGCGCAGGTAGTGAACTTTTTTTATGTCCTAGCCAGTTTATTAGGGTTTAATACCATTATTTTGCTGGTTTGGCTCGGTTGGATGCTATTCTCACCGCGCAACAAACCCAGTTTTTTTGGGTCATTTTTTACCCCGGCAGCCCTAGTGCGTGGCAAAGATGTTGTCACCCAAACGGCGGTTGAACTGTATCAAGACCAGCTTAATCACGTTGGTACCAAATGGTACGTCAGTCGTATCAGCCACCAGTTTTGGTTAGCCAGTCTATCGGGGATGTTGGTCTCATTAATTCTATTGTTATTGGTCAAAAATTATAATTTTGTGTGGGAATCAACCCTACTGCAAGACAGCAACGTGGTGGAAGTGGTCAAGCTGATGTCTTGGCTCCCCAACTGGGTAGGCTTTCCCACGCCAACGGCGCAAGATATTATCACCGCTCAGATGAATCCTGAAACCACGCCACAGATGATTTCGTTTCGCTGGGCGATGTTGTTAATCGGCAGCCTACTGATGTACGGTATCGTGCCACGTTTGCTCGCATGGCTATGTTGTCTGATAATGGTACGCTCAAGCCGTATGAAGCTTGATATCAAACAGCCGTATTATCAAAAAATTATCGATTTTTGGCAGCGCAAAGTGATTGACCCCGATGACAGCCCTGCTGAGCAAAAACCTATCGCGCCCACTGCCCAAATCAGCCTAGCCAATAAACTTGCCGTGTTACTCGAATACCCGCAAGCCAACCCGCAATGGTATGCCAAAACCGTCGGCATGGCGGCGCAAAACTTTGGTCGTATCGATGATCGTGATGACTTGGAAAAACTGATTGCCTACCTTCAAAGCAACCCTGTTCAAGTGCTCGTCGGTATCTCCAATCTCGCACTCCCCGACCGTGGTACTCTGCGAAAACTCGATAATATCGCAAGCGCGGCAAAAGGCGGTATGATTGTGCAACTGCTCGATGCCAATCAAGGCTACCTGCCAAGTCCGAGCGAAATTGAAACCATCAAAGCCCGTCAACTACAATGGGAAACCGCGTTGGCAGAACGCCAGATTGCCTTAGTAAGAGAAAATTAA
- a CDS encoding alanine/glycine:cation symporter family protein produces MQDFVNAINDWVWSPALIYLCLLVGLYFSIRGRFLQVRHFGRMIRLLMDGKSSDQGVSSFQALAMSLAGRVGTGNIAGVATAITFGGPGALFWMWMVAFLGASTAFVESTLAQIYKERDDKGFFIGGPAYYFEKALGQKWYAVLFAISAIAACGLLLPGVQANSIAEAMNNSLGIAPSISAAVIAALLGFIIFGGVKRIASSAELIVPFMALAYIIVAIVIIIMHIGQLPDVLALIFRSAFGMDSTFGAVLGLAIQWGVKRGVYSNEAGQGTGPHPSAAAEVSHPAKQGLVQAFSVYVDTLFVCSATGFMLIITGMYNVQDPANKEAFLYQGVKGVAAGPGYVQTAMENIMPGFGSVFVAVALFFFAFTTIMAYYYIAETNIRYLTRSMKLNWAIPVLKVVILFVVIYSCLKTADLAWALGDLGVGLMAWLNIIGILFLQKPAFAALRDYEAQVKQGKDPIYDARANGVHNAPIWDEISAKYRKEFGEHPDHDRFVP; encoded by the coding sequence ATGCAAGATTTTGTCAATGCGATTAATGATTGGGTATGGAGTCCCGCATTAATCTATCTATGTTTATTGGTTGGTTTATATTTTTCAATTCGTGGTCGTTTTTTACAAGTGCGCCATTTTGGTCGCATGATTCGATTGCTGATGGACGGCAAAAGTAGCGATCAGGGTGTGTCTTCATTCCAAGCACTCGCTATGTCACTCGCAGGTCGTGTGGGTACAGGCAATATTGCCGGTGTGGCAACGGCGATTACCTTTGGTGGTCCTGGTGCATTATTCTGGATGTGGATGGTAGCATTCTTGGGTGCCAGTACCGCATTCGTTGAGTCAACCCTTGCGCAGATTTATAAAGAACGTGATGATAAAGGCTTTTTTATCGGTGGTCCAGCCTATTATTTTGAAAAAGCGCTAGGGCAAAAATGGTACGCGGTATTATTTGCGATATCGGCAATCGCCGCTTGTGGTTTATTGTTACCCGGTGTACAGGCCAATTCGATTGCTGAAGCGATGAATAATTCACTGGGTATCGCACCTAGCATTTCAGCCGCGGTAATTGCGGCACTACTTGGCTTTATCATCTTTGGTGGTGTCAAACGTATTGCCTCCTCCGCTGAGTTGATTGTACCTTTTATGGCACTTGCCTACATCATCGTGGCGATTGTTATTATCATCATGCATATCGGTCAATTACCTGATGTGCTAGCGTTAATTTTCCGCTCTGCGTTTGGTATGGATTCTACGTTTGGTGCTGTGTTGGGTCTTGCCATCCAATGGGGTGTGAAACGTGGCGTTTACTCAAATGAAGCAGGTCAAGGTACAGGTCCTCACCCATCGGCAGCGGCTGAGGTGTCACACCCAGCCAAACAAGGCTTAGTACAAGCGTTTTCAGTGTATGTCGATACGTTATTTGTTTGTTCGGCGACAGGTTTCATGCTAATCATTACTGGTATGTACAACGTACAAGACCCAGCCAACAAAGAAGCCTTCTTGTATCAAGGGGTTAAAGGCGTTGCCGCAGGTCCAGGTTATGTGCAAACTGCGATGGAAAACATCATGCCAGGTTTTGGCTCAGTGTTTGTAGCGGTTGCGCTATTCTTCTTTGCTTTCACTACCATCATGGCGTACTACTATATTGCAGAAACCAATATCCGTTATCTCACTCGTAGCATGAAGCTAAATTGGGCAATCCCTGTACTCAAAGTAGTGATTTTATTTGTGGTAATTTATAGCTGCTTAAAAACCGCCGACTTGGCATGGGCACTGGGTGACTTGGGTGTTGGTTTGATGGCATGGCTCAACATCATTGGTATCTTATTCTTGCAAAAACCTGCGTTTGCCGCACTGCGCGATTATGAAGCACAGGTCAAACAAGGCAAAGATCCTATCTATGATGCACGCGCCAATGGCGTACACAATGCGCCAATCTGGGATGAAATTTCAGCCAAATACCGTAAAGAATTTGGTGAGCATCCCGACCATGATCGCTTTGTACCCTAA
- the rpoD gene encoding RNA polymerase sigma factor RpoD codes for MSEHSTSQLATLIQLGKEQGYLTYAEINDQLPESVTESDQIDDIIQMLTDVGIKIFETAPDEDDIMLSDDADDDEIAVDEAAAVLASVESEPGRTTDPVRMYMREMGTVDLLTREGEIAIAKRIEDGIRDVQHAMTFWPGTVAMLINEYRQTFEGEKKISDIITGFLDPEAADVIALADDEEVEIALPIIKPKVKDEEAKDELDDEAENADEIEEVDGGVSEDADTEEASGLDPEEVRLRFEELEQLFTKVNDLLATHDRDSEVVKAAMNELANCFMLFKLNSRISDNIMNMMREVYEDVRKNERHIMKLVIRRGKMPKDEFRKTFPHNETNLDWLPNRIAGKPAFADTLERVLDEVLQYQRRIQQHEQNLGMSIDQMKVVARNMSVGEAKARRAKKEMVEANLRLVISIAKKYTNRGLQFLDLIQEGNIGLMKAVDKFEYRRGYKFSTYATWWIRQAITRSIADQARTIRIPVHMIETINKINRVSRQLLQEMGREPTPEELGERLEMDEVKVRKVLKIAKEPISMETPIGDDEDSHLGDFIEDSSISSPVDEATAQGLKEATREVLANLTEREAKVLKMRFGIDMSTDHTLEEVGKQFDVTRERIRQIEAKALRKLRHPSRSEHLRSFLEND; via the coding sequence ATGAGCGAACATTCAACTTCTCAATTAGCCACGCTGATTCAATTAGGTAAAGAGCAAGGTTATCTCACCTATGCTGAGATTAATGACCAACTCCCCGAATCGGTAACTGAAAGTGACCAAATTGATGATATTATTCAAATGCTCACAGACGTTGGCATCAAGATTTTTGAGACCGCGCCTGATGAAGATGACATTATGCTTAGCGATGATGCGGATGATGACGAAATTGCTGTTGATGAAGCCGCCGCGGTACTTGCCTCAGTAGAATCTGAGCCAGGTCGCACCACTGACCCTGTGCGTATGTACATGCGTGAGATGGGTACGGTCGACCTACTCACCCGTGAAGGCGAGATTGCGATTGCTAAGCGTATCGAAGATGGTATCCGCGATGTACAACATGCCATGACCTTTTGGCCAGGTACGGTGGCCATGCTCATTAATGAATACCGCCAAACCTTTGAAGGTGAAAAGAAAATCTCTGATATTATTACCGGTTTTCTTGACCCTGAAGCCGCTGATGTCATTGCGCTTGCCGATGACGAAGAGGTAGAAATCGCGTTACCGATTATCAAACCCAAAGTCAAAGACGAAGAAGCCAAAGATGAACTCGACGATGAAGCCGAAAACGCCGATGAAATAGAAGAAGTCGATGGCGGCGTCAGTGAAGATGCCGATACTGAAGAAGCCAGCGGTCTTGACCCTGAAGAAGTGCGTCTGCGCTTTGAAGAATTAGAGCAATTGTTCACCAAGGTCAATGATTTATTAGCCACCCATGACCGTGATAGCGAGGTGGTAAAAGCGGCGATGAATGAGCTTGCCAACTGCTTTATGCTGTTTAAGCTCAATAGCCGCATCTCTGACAATATCATGAATATGATGCGTGAGGTGTATGAAGACGTGCGTAAAAACGAACGTCACATCATGAAACTGGTGATTCGCCGCGGTAAAATGCCAAAAGATGAGTTCCGTAAAACCTTTCCGCATAATGAAACCAACCTTGACTGGCTCCCTAACCGTATCGCAGGCAAACCGGCCTTTGCCGACACGTTAGAGCGCGTACTTGATGAAGTGCTACAGTATCAGCGGCGTATCCAGCAGCATGAGCAAAATCTTGGCATGAGCATCGACCAAATGAAAGTGGTCGCACGTAACATGTCTGTGGGGGAAGCCAAAGCCCGCCGCGCCAAAAAAGAAATGGTTGAGGCAAACTTACGTTTGGTCATCTCGATTGCTAAAAAATACACCAACCGCGGTTTGCAGTTCCTTGATTTGATTCAAGAAGGTAACATTGGCTTGATGAAAGCGGTAGATAAATTTGAATATCGCCGTGGTTATAAATTCTCCACTTATGCCACTTGGTGGATTCGCCAAGCCATCACCCGCTCGATTGCAGACCAAGCGCGTACCATCCGTATCCCTGTGCACATGATTGAAACCATCAATAAAATCAACCGTGTATCGCGCCAGCTATTACAAGAAATGGGACGTGAGCCTACCCCTGAGGAATTGGGCGAACGCTTAGAGATGGACGAAGTCAAAGTCCGTAAAGTACTCAAAATCGCCAAAGAGCCCATCTCAATGGAAACCCCTATCGGTGATGATGAAGACAGTCACTTGGGTGATTTTATTGAGGATTCAAGCATCTCAAGCCCCGTGGATGAAGCAACGGCACAAGGGTTAAAAGAAGCTACCCGTGAAGTGTTAGCCAACCTCACTGAACGTGAAGCCAAAGTGCTTAAAATGCGTTTTGGTATTGATATGTCTACCGACCATACCTTAGAAGAAGTGGGTAAACAATTTGATGTGACCCGTGAGCGTATTCGTCAGATTGAAGCCAAAGCGCTGCGTAAACTGCGCCACCCTTCTCGCTCTGAACATCTACGTTCATTCTTAGAGAATGATTAA
- the nrdB gene encoding class Ia ribonucleoside-diphosphate reductase subunit beta — MSYSIFCQTKNDPLLEPMFFGQPVNVARYDQQKFPVFEQLIEKQLSFFWRPEEIDVSKDRLDFSNLSVHEQHIFLSNLKYQTLLDSIQGRSPNVVLLPLVSIPELETWIETWSFSETIHSRSYTHIIRNVVNDPSKVFEDIVDNPFILERATGIAKFYDELYQLSQLYNLYGEGRHVIDGKPVEVNLRLLKTKLYLCLVAINVLEAIRFYVSFACSFAFAERKLMEGNAKIIKMIARDEALHLNGTQHMINLMQWGKDDPDMVEIAQDCQQQAIEIFKDAAEQEKAWAKYLFKDGSMIGLNENILVQYVEYITNLRMDAIGLPPIFGAIKNNPIPWINAWLSSDNVQVAPQESEITSYLVGQIDAELSDDAFDDFEL, encoded by the coding sequence ATGTCATATTCCATCTTTTGCCAAACCAAAAATGACCCATTGCTTGAGCCGATGTTTTTTGGTCAGCCTGTCAATGTGGCACGTTACGACCAACAAAAATTCCCTGTTTTCGAGCAGTTGATTGAAAAGCAATTGTCGTTTTTTTGGCGGCCAGAAGAAATTGACGTCTCCAAAGACCGTTTGGATTTTAGCAACTTGTCAGTGCATGAACAGCATATCTTCTTAAGCAACCTAAAATACCAAACCTTGCTTGATTCGATTCAAGGTCGTAGTCCCAATGTCGTGCTGCTGCCGCTGGTGTCGATTCCTGAGCTAGAAACTTGGATTGAAACATGGTCATTTTCTGAGACCATCCATTCTCGTAGCTATACCCATATTATTCGTAACGTGGTCAATGACCCAAGCAAAGTATTCGAAGATATCGTTGACAATCCTTTTATCCTAGAGCGCGCCACAGGGATTGCCAAGTTCTATGACGAGCTGTATCAACTGTCTCAGCTATATAACCTATACGGTGAGGGTCGTCATGTCATCGATGGCAAACCCGTTGAGGTTAATTTACGCCTGCTTAAAACCAAATTGTATCTATGCTTGGTGGCTATCAATGTGCTAGAAGCGATTCGTTTTTATGTGTCGTTTGCTTGTTCATTTGCCTTTGCTGAGCGCAAACTGATGGAAGGCAATGCCAAAATCATCAAAATGATTGCCCGTGACGAAGCGCTTCATCTAAACGGCACCCAGCATATGATTAATTTGATGCAATGGGGCAAAGATGACCCTGACATGGTAGAAATCGCCCAAGATTGCCAACAGCAAGCCATTGAAATTTTCAAAGACGCGGCTGAACAAGAAAAAGCATGGGCAAAATATTTGTTTAAAGATGGCTCAATGATTGGCTTGAATGAAAATATCTTGGTGCAATACGTTGAGTACATTACCAATCTGCGTATGGATGCGATTGGCTTACCGCCGATTTTTGGAGCGATTAAAAATAACCCAATTCCATGGATTAATGCTTGGCTGTCCTCAGACAACGTACAAGTTGCGCCCCAAGAGTCAGAAATCACCTCTTACTTAGTCGGTCAAATTGATGCAGAGCTGAGTGATGATGCGTTTGATGATTTTGAATTGTAA
- a CDS encoding YbeD family protein → MNDKTITLNNLEAAACSTRAAKPTDIQHPELWNFPMDYPLSIIGHEGHKETLLDEVKLILGSLFPEFDLASLTINPSRTGRFHSVRANVYLTDAEQVNSLYKMLDEAASIRTVL, encoded by the coding sequence ATGAACGATAAAACAATTACGCTTAATAACTTGGAAGCCGCTGCATGTAGTACGCGAGCGGCGAAACCTACGGATATCCAGCACCCAGAATTGTGGAATTTTCCCATGGATTATCCGTTAAGTATCATCGGTCATGAGGGTCACAAAGAGACGCTGCTCGATGAAGTAAAATTAATTTTGGGTAGTTTATTTCCTGAATTTGATTTGGCAAGTTTGACTATCAATCCATCGCGTACCGGTCGTTTCCACTCCGTACGCGCTAATGTGTATTTGACAGACGCCGAGCAAGTCAACAGCTTGTATAAAATGCTCGATGAAGCGGCAAGTATTCGTACCGTATTATAA
- a CDS encoding Dps family protein — protein MAKQATTKQSATKQDSEQLDNTDKSGEKVTTPKSTASKSASSKTGDISLAAADMSAIVEQLNTLLANYHIFYTNVRGYHWNVRGSDFFTLHVKFEELYTALQIQIDEIAERILTLQGTPLHAYSDFLKISSIKEDKNVSDGVACVKGILTGLTMTIAKEREIIDLADEDDDQGTADQLTAYVQEQEKLVWMYNAYLG, from the coding sequence ATGGCAAAACAAGCCACTACAAAGCAATCAGCAACCAAACAAGACTCAGAACAATTAGACAATACCGATAAATCAGGTGAAAAAGTGACTACCCCGAAATCTACCGCTTCTAAATCTGCCTCAAGTAAAACAGGCGATATCAGCTTAGCCGCTGCAGACATGAGTGCCATTGTTGAGCAATTAAATACCTTATTAGCCAATTATCATATATTCTATACTAATGTGCGTGGCTATCACTGGAACGTGCGTGGCTCAGATTTCTTTACCCTCCATGTGAAGTTTGAAGAGTTATATACTGCGCTGCAAATCCAGATTGATGAAATTGCTGAACGTATTTTGACCTTACAAGGCACACCACTACATGCTTATAGCGATTTCTTAAAAATCTCAAGCATCAAAGAAGATAAAAACGTCTCTGACGGCGTGGCGTGTGTGAAAGGTATTTTAACGGGTCTGACTATGACCATCGCTAAAGAACGTGAAATCATTGACCTAGCGGACGAAGATGACGATCAAGGTACTGCCGACCAATTGACTGCCTATGTGCAAGAACAAGAAAAATTGGTGTGGATGTACAATGCCTATCTTGGCTAA
- a CDS encoding DUF3482 domain-containing protein, protein MDNKDITTQEKLTIDVAKDYLPANTTLPATATDSATHSSGDIATQSPNHPLAQAEQNRYRSRKISIGENEALKLAVVGHTNTGKTSLLRTLLRDMYFGEVKNAPATTRHVEKAMINDSQTGQGLVALYDTPGLEDASGLLDWLEDNTAARRDGVERLQQFLASAPAQDEFSQEAKVIRQLIASDMAVYVIDAREPVLGKYKDELTVLSWSAIPVMPVFNFTKGQDSNINEWQQMLARRNLHVSTRFDSVAFEFDDEIKLWQNLETMLIQPEIIKQLIERRKADWDDLYDDANIIIAHFLLNVAAFVETIHEEDDPLPTLQKMQEKVRQAERSMQDELLNLYKFYDNTVTTTPLELTEYRRDPFDKEVLASYGIRTTGGAAAGALIGLGIDVATLGTSLGLGTALGGLAGGLLSNTSAIADKISGIKRLHIDPATLTLLATRAMDLLTALRHRGHAATDSIMANQSLAPWSVDRLPSLLKKARGKPEWSSLNTGRQATVSAKQSHELRDEAAWQLSRQLRR, encoded by the coding sequence ATGGATAACAAAGACATAACCACCCAAGAAAAATTGACAATTGATGTAGCCAAAGATTATTTGCCAGCGAATACCACCTTGCCAGCGACGGCTACTGACAGTGCGACCCATTCAAGCGGTGACATTGCTACGCAATCGCCCAACCATCCATTAGCCCAAGCTGAACAAAACCGCTATCGCAGCCGCAAAATCAGCATTGGCGAAAATGAAGCGTTAAAGTTGGCGGTCGTGGGGCATACCAATACCGGTAAAACTTCGCTACTACGCACCCTGTTGCGTGATATGTACTTTGGCGAAGTCAAAAATGCGCCTGCCACTACCCGCCATGTGGAAAAAGCCATGATCAATGACAGCCAAACGGGGCAAGGCTTGGTGGCACTGTATGACACGCCCGGTCTAGAAGATGCGTCTGGGCTACTTGATTGGTTAGAAGACAACACCGCCGCCCGCCGTGACGGTGTAGAGCGGTTACAGCAATTTTTGGCAAGTGCGCCTGCGCAAGACGAGTTTAGCCAAGAAGCCAAGGTCATTCGTCAGCTGATTGCCAGTGATATGGCCGTCTATGTGATTGATGCGCGTGAGCCTGTGCTCGGTAAATATAAAGATGAGTTGACGGTGCTGTCATGGTCCGCCATCCCCGTCATGCCCGTGTTTAACTTCACCAAGGGTCAAGATAGCAATATCAATGAGTGGCAGCAGATGCTCGCGCGCCGCAACTTACATGTATCCACGCGGTTTGACTCAGTGGCGTTTGAATTTGATGATGAAATCAAACTGTGGCAAAACTTAGAAACCATGCTGATACAACCTGAAATTATCAAACAGCTGATTGAGCGTCGTAAAGCCGATTGGGATGATTTGTACGATGATGCCAATATTATCATTGCGCATTTTTTATTAAACGTTGCCGCCTTTGTTGAAACCATTCACGAGGAGGATGATCCGCTGCCTACCTTGCAAAAAATGCAAGAAAAAGTGCGACAAGCTGAACGCAGTATGCAAGATGAATTGCTAAACCTGTATAAATTTTATGACAATACCGTCACCACCACACCGCTTGAGCTGACTGAATATCGCCGCGATCCGTTCGATAAAGAGGTACTAGCCAGTTATGGGATTCGTACCACAGGGGGTGCAGCGGCAGGCGCGCTGATTGGATTGGGTATTGATGTCGCCACCCTTGGCACATCACTGGGGCTGGGTACGGCGCTCGGTGGTTTGGCAGGTGGCTTACTGTCAAACACTAGCGCGATTGCCGACAAAATCAGTGGCATCAAACGGCTACACATAGACCCTGCTACCCTGACCCTACTGGCAACTCGAGCGATGGACTTACTGACTGCGCTACGCCATCGTGGTCATGCGGCGACTGATAGCATCATGGCGAACCAATCGCTCGCGCCTTGGTCAGTTGATAGATTGCCAAGTTTGCTCAAAAAAGCGCGGGGTAAGCCCGAATGGTCATCGCTCAACACAGGTAGACAAGCCACTGTGTCTGCCAAGCAGTCGCATGAGCTGCGCGATGAGGCAGCTTGGCAACTATCACGCCAACTAAGACGCTGA
- a CDS encoding ATP-binding protein has protein sequence MSQLNLPANLSLPTNLEHLLTQFLQAQLPKPIQLDSSVLAYRWQSNSRTGSGELVPLTVDLRLTLDDLLGIEVQKNKLIQNTRQYLAGLPANHVLMTGTRGAGKSSLIRALLNQYKADGLRIIEVSRDDLVMLEPIRQAVRDLHTTQPNHGCHYVVYCDDLAFNGQDENYRTLKSVLDGALDSEQDKLLVYATSNRRHLLPQLMKDNVSIYNGQTDEVNPYETIDETVSLSDRFGLWLSFHPMTQPVYLDICVHYLAQASLPFDEQAKAAALRFASERGGRSGRVAYQFSRYFIGMKGLKN, from the coding sequence ATGTCGCAACTTAATCTACCCGCTAATCTTAGTTTACCCACTAACCTAGAACACTTACTCACCCAATTTTTACAGGCGCAGCTGCCCAAGCCCATACAACTTGACTCAAGCGTGCTTGCCTACCGCTGGCAATCCAATAGCCGCACGGGCAGCGGTGAACTGGTGCCTTTAACCGTGGATTTGCGATTGACGTTGGATGATTTGCTTGGTATTGAGGTGCAAAAAAATAAACTGATTCAAAACACCCGCCAATATTTAGCAGGCTTACCTGCCAATCATGTACTCATGACAGGCACCCGTGGCGCAGGAAAATCGTCGCTCATTCGGGCATTGCTCAATCAGTATAAAGCGGATGGTCTTCGTATTATCGAAGTGTCACGAGATGATTTGGTGATGTTAGAGCCGATTCGCCAAGCGGTACGAGACCTTCATACAACCCAGCCCAATCATGGCTGTCATTATGTGGTGTATTGTGATGACTTAGCGTTCAATGGGCAAGATGAGAATTATCGCACGCTCAAAAGTGTGCTCGATGGCGCGCTAGATAGTGAGCAAGACAAGCTACTGGTCTATGCGACCAGTAACCGCCGTCATCTACTACCGCAACTGATGAAAGACAATGTGAGCATTTATAATGGGCAAACCGATGAAGTCAATCCGTATGAGACGATTGATGAAACCGTGTCGTTGTCTGACCGCTTTGGGCTGTGGCTGTCGTTTCATCCCATGACCCAGCCTGTGTATTTGGATATTTGCGTGCATTATTTGGCGCAAGCAAGTTTGCCCTTTGATGAGCAAGCAAAAGCCGCTGCCTTGCGCTTTGCCAGTGAACGGGGTGGACGCTCTGGGCGCGTGGCTTATCAGTTTAGTCGGTATTTTATTGGCATGAAAGGGTTGAAAAATTAA
- a CDS encoding 2Fe-2S iron-sulfur cluster-binding protein, producing MAWIFTNNTQFYLHDAETLLQGMLRSKILANHQCLEGYCGTCKLKYRRRHHDTRIEYINEPLVMLDDDEILPCCCQVRGAIELDID from the coding sequence ATGGCATGGATTTTTACCAACAATACGCAGTTTTATCTGCATGACGCCGAGACGTTGCTACAAGGCATGCTTCGCTCAAAAATCCTTGCCAATCACCAATGCCTTGAAGGTTACTGCGGTACTTGTAAGCTCAAATACCGCCGTCGCCACCATGACACCCGTATCGAATACATCAATGAGCCACTGGTGATGTTAGACGATGATGAAATCCTGCCCTGCTGTTGTCAAGTCAGAGGGGCAATCGAGCTTGATATCGATTGA
- a CDS encoding VIT1/CCC1 transporter family protein, producing the protein MYSAHHEPHFSNRNNWLRATVLGANDGLISTASLLMGVAAAQVDSHTLLLTAVASLIAGAISMAAGEYVSVSSQADTEKADLAKEAYELEHNSDRELKELTHIYVQRGLTPVMAHDVAVALTAHNALEAHARDEIGLTDTASANPLQAAVASALSFITGALLPVLCIWLLPKQYLVGGLGTVTLIGLAFLGWLSAYLGGAKIFPAIVRVVIWGVVALVTTHFIGEMFGVKTG; encoded by the coding sequence GTGTATTCAGCACATCATGAACCGCATTTTAGTAATCGCAACAACTGGCTACGCGCAACCGTGCTCGGCGCCAACGATGGTTTGATTTCCACTGCCAGTCTATTGATGGGGGTTGCGGCAGCACAAGTGGACAGTCACACCTTGCTGTTGACAGCGGTGGCATCGCTGATTGCTGGCGCAATTAGTATGGCAGCGGGCGAATATGTCTCCGTCTCTTCGCAAGCCGACACCGAAAAAGCGGACTTGGCAAAAGAAGCCTATGAACTTGAGCACAATTCAGACCGCGAGCTAAAAGAACTGACGCATATTTATGTTCAGCGCGGCTTAACGCCTGTTATGGCACATGATGTTGCGGTAGCACTCACTGCTCACAATGCCCTAGAAGCGCATGCACGCGATGAAATTGGACTTACCGATACCGCGTCCGCCAATCCCCTACAGGCAGCCGTGGCATCGGCTTTATCCTTCATCACAGGGGCGCTGCTACCGGTGCTGTGTATTTGGCTGTTACCAAAGCAATATTTGGTCGGCGGTTTGGGCACAGTGACCTTGATAGGATTAGCATTTTTGGGCTGGTTATCGGCATATTTGGGGGGTGCCAAAATTTTTCCTGCCATTGTGCGTGTAGTCATTTGGGGCGTTGTTGCGTTGGTTACCACCCACTTTATCGGTGAAATGTTTGGGGTAAAAACAGGTTAG